One part of the Lotus japonicus ecotype B-129 chromosome 2, LjGifu_v1.2 genome encodes these proteins:
- the LOC130738829 gene encoding 2-oxoglutarate and iron-dependent oxygenase domain-containing protein CP2 isoform X1 codes for MSLPGNNASGDRVDGNGTVPPPGFTTAPSSQRLRLNPNKEHKPDGYEDLELDFSPSIFSSLEMYLPPNMLAVPRDDKAKFMHEILLKYLPLAERTRGQKQKEYRHQILSNYQPKHEELYIMNPTTFFVPAFLRAINDNTEQSFRSIMSEPSPGIFTFEIFQKDFCQLLLSELENFEKWVTETKFRIMRPNTMNKYGAVLDDFGLETMLDRLMDGFIRPLSKVLFAEVGGATLDSHHGFVVEYGNDRDVDLGFHVDDSEVTLNVCLGKEFSGGELFFRGTRCEKHVNTGTQSEEYFDYSHVPGRAVLHRGRHRHGARATTSGHRVNLLLWCRSSVFRELKRYQSDFPSWCGECHHLKKERQRSTIAATKKELFRREGGSAL; via the exons ATGTCACTCCCCGGTAACAACGCCTCCGGCGATCGCGTTGACGGTAACGGCACCGTACCTCCGCCGGGGTTCACGACGGCGCCGTCGAGCCAGAGGCTGCGGCTGAACCCGAACAAGGAGCACAAGCCAGATGGGTACGAGGACCTGGAATTGGATTTCAGCCCTTCGATCTTCAGCTCCCTTGAGATGTACCTTCCTCCCAACATGCTCGCTGTTCCTCGTGATGACAAGGCCAAGTTCATGCACGAGATTTTGCTCAAGTACCTTCCTCTTGCGGAGCGTACCAGA GGTCAGAAACAAAAAGAGTACAGACACCAGATACTATCAAATTATCAA CCTAAACATGAGGAGTTGTACATCATGAATCCTACTACATTCTTCGTTCCAGCATTTTTGAGAGCAATTAACGATAACACAGAGCAAAGCTTTAGAAGTATAATGTCTGAGCCTTCTCCAGGCATTTTTACAtttgaaatatttcaaaaaGACTTTTGTCAGTTATTGCTATCTGAG CTGGAGAATTTTGAGAAATGGGTGACTGAAACAAAATTTCGGATCATGCGTCCCAATACAATGAACAAATATGGTGCTGTACTCGATGATTTTGGCCTTGAGACGATGCTTGACAGGCTTATGGATGGTTTTATTCGTCCTTTATCGAAAG TCCTCTTTGCAGAAGTTGGTGGAGCAACCCTGGATTCTCATCATGGATTTGTTGTTGAATATGGTAACGATAGAGATGTTGACTTGG GTTTCCATGTGGATGACTCGGAAGTAACCTTGAATGTTTGCTTGGGTAAAGAATTTTCTGGAGGAGAGTTGTTTTTCCGGGGCACACGATGTGAGAAACATGTAAATACTGGAACTCAATCTGAG GAGTATTTTGATTATTCCCATGTACCTGGACGTGCTGTGCTTCACCGCGGGCGTCATCGCCATGGTGCTAGAGCTACAACATCTGGCCATCGGGTCAACTTACTTCTGTGGTGTCGAAG TTCTGTCTTTAGAGAACTGAAACGGTATCAGAGTGATTTCCCCAGCTGGTGTGGAGAGTGCCATCATTTGAAAAAGGAGAGGCAGCGCTCCACAATTGCTGCTACGAAAAAG GAATTGTTCAGAAGGGAAGGTGGATCGGCTTTATAA
- the LOC130738829 gene encoding 2-oxoglutarate and iron-dependent oxygenase domain-containing protein CP2 isoform X2, whose amino-acid sequence MSLPGNNASGDRVDGNGTVPPPGFTTAPSSQRLRLNPNKEHKPDGYEDLELDFSPSIFSSLEMYLPPNMLAVPRDDKAKFMHEILLKYLPLAERTRGQKQKEYRHQILSNYQPKHEELYIMNPTTFFVPAFLRAINDNTEQSFRSIMSEPSPGIFTFEIFQKDFCQLLLSELENFEKWVTETKFRIMRPNTMNKYGAVLDDFGLETMLDRLMDGFIRPLSKVLFAEVGGATLDSHHGFVVEYGNDRDVDLGFHVDDSEVTLNVCLGKEFSGGELFFRGTRCEKHVNTGTQSEEYFDYSHVPGRAVLHRGRHRHGARATTSGHRVNLLLWCRRELKRYQSDFPSWCGECHHLKKERQRSTIAATKKELFRREGGSAL is encoded by the exons ATGTCACTCCCCGGTAACAACGCCTCCGGCGATCGCGTTGACGGTAACGGCACCGTACCTCCGCCGGGGTTCACGACGGCGCCGTCGAGCCAGAGGCTGCGGCTGAACCCGAACAAGGAGCACAAGCCAGATGGGTACGAGGACCTGGAATTGGATTTCAGCCCTTCGATCTTCAGCTCCCTTGAGATGTACCTTCCTCCCAACATGCTCGCTGTTCCTCGTGATGACAAGGCCAAGTTCATGCACGAGATTTTGCTCAAGTACCTTCCTCTTGCGGAGCGTACCAGA GGTCAGAAACAAAAAGAGTACAGACACCAGATACTATCAAATTATCAA CCTAAACATGAGGAGTTGTACATCATGAATCCTACTACATTCTTCGTTCCAGCATTTTTGAGAGCAATTAACGATAACACAGAGCAAAGCTTTAGAAGTATAATGTCTGAGCCTTCTCCAGGCATTTTTACAtttgaaatatttcaaaaaGACTTTTGTCAGTTATTGCTATCTGAG CTGGAGAATTTTGAGAAATGGGTGACTGAAACAAAATTTCGGATCATGCGTCCCAATACAATGAACAAATATGGTGCTGTACTCGATGATTTTGGCCTTGAGACGATGCTTGACAGGCTTATGGATGGTTTTATTCGTCCTTTATCGAAAG TCCTCTTTGCAGAAGTTGGTGGAGCAACCCTGGATTCTCATCATGGATTTGTTGTTGAATATGGTAACGATAGAGATGTTGACTTGG GTTTCCATGTGGATGACTCGGAAGTAACCTTGAATGTTTGCTTGGGTAAAGAATTTTCTGGAGGAGAGTTGTTTTTCCGGGGCACACGATGTGAGAAACATGTAAATACTGGAACTCAATCTGAG GAGTATTTTGATTATTCCCATGTACCTGGACGTGCTGTGCTTCACCGCGGGCGTCATCGCCATGGTGCTAGAGCTACAACATCTGGCCATCGGGTCAACTTACTTCTGTGGTGTCGAAG AGAACTGAAACGGTATCAGAGTGATTTCCCCAGCTGGTGTGGAGAGTGCCATCATTTGAAAAAGGAGAGGCAGCGCTCCACAATTGCTGCTACGAAAAAG GAATTGTTCAGAAGGGAAGGTGGATCGGCTTTATAA
- the LOC130738830 gene encoding uncharacterized protein LOC130738830, which translates to MHAKTDSEVTSISASSPARSPPRRPLYFVQSPSRDSHDGEKTVTTSFHSTPVLSPNASPPHSSSSTRFSAPHRKKDNHHHHHSLKPWKQIDVIEEEGLLQGEDRDRTLSRRCYFLIFLLGFLLLFTLFSLILWGASRPMKPKIFIKSIKFDHVQVQAGSDSTGVATDMISMNSTLKFTYRNTGTFFGVHVASTPLELSYSEIVIAAGNMKEFYQHRRSHRLVSVAVMGNKIPLYGSGASLSSTTGMPTVPVPLNLNFVLRSRAYVLGKLVKPKYYKRIQCSITLDPKKLSAPIPLKHSCTYK; encoded by the exons ATGCATGCCAAGACAGACTCAGAGGTGACCAGCATTTCTGCATCATCCCCTGCAAGATCCCCACCTCGCCGTCCTCTCTACTTTGTTCAGAGCCCCTCAAGGGACTCTCACGATGGCGAGAAAACCGTCACCACTTCCTTCCACTCCACTCCTGTTCTCAGCCCCAACGCTTCCCCTCCTCATTCTTCATCCTCCACTCGGTTCTCTGCTCCTCACCGCAAGAAagacaaccaccaccaccaccacagtcTCAAGCCATGGAAGCAGATCGATGTCATTGAGGAAGAAGGGCTTCTCCAAGGGGAAGATCGTGACAGAACTCTCTCTCGTCGCTGCTACTTCCTCATTTTTCTTCTGGGATTTCTTCTCCTCTTCACACTGTTTTCGCTTATTCTCTGGGGTGCTAGCAGACCCATGAAACCCAAGATTTTTATCAAG AGCATAAAGTTTGATCATGTTCAAGTCCAAGCTGGTTCAGATTCCACTGGGGTGGCTACTGATATGATCTCCATGAACTCTACTTTGAAATTCACATACCGTAACACTGGCACATTCTTTGGGGTTCATGTTGCATCTACACCCTTAGAACTGTCCTATTCAGAAATTGTGATTGCTGCAGGGAAT ATGAAGGAGTTTTATCAACATAGAAGGAGTCACAGGTTGGTGAGTGTGGCAGTGATGGGCAACAAGATCCCTCTGTATGGAAGTGGTGCTAGCTTGAGCAGCACAACTGGTATGCCAACTGTGCCAGTGCCATTGAACCTGAACTTTGTGCTGCGATCCAGAGCTTATGTCCTAGGGAAATTGGTGAAGCCCAAGTACTACAAGAGGATTCAATGTTCCATCACCTTGGATCCCAAGAAGCTCAGTGCTCCAATCCCCCTCAAGCATTCTTGCACATATAAATGA
- the LOC130738831 gene encoding nuclear poly(A) polymerase 1-like, with product MAIPGLSNQNSGQQRLGITEPISLAGPTECDVIKTRGLEKYLQGAGLYESQQEAVGREEVLGRLDQIVKNWIKIVSRAKGFNEQLVQEANAKIFTFGSYRLGVHGPGADIDTLCVGPRHATRHEDFFGELGKMLFESQEVTEFHPVPDAHVPVMKFKFNGVSVDLLYARLSLWVIPEDLDISQESVLQNVDEQTVLSLNGCRVTDQVLRLVPNIQNFRTTLRCMRFWAKRRGVYSNVAGFLGGINLALLVARICQLYPNALPNMLVSRFFRVYTQWRWPNPVMLCGIEEGSLGLQIWDPRRNPKDKFHLMPIITPAYPCMNSTYNVTASTLRIMSEEFQRGSEICEAMEGSKADWDSLFEPYPFFESYKNYLQIDIAAENADDLRSWKGWVESRLRQLTLKIERHTYGVLQCHPYPGEFSDKSRPFHCCYFMGLQRKQGVPVNEGEQFDIRLTVEEFKLAVNSYSTWKPGMDIHVSHVKRRNIPSFIFPGGVRPSLPSNRQSSKLRDSGLGQAEKSQGVKVDFVANDMKKRKRPEENLDSNNSRNSMSFVSLPPPNGDVHKDITPISASGSCSMKFDDSEVSSIGAPKSEKPSGKSIGEIPSGDSETNGLVTGNQQENPILTAPDTSNSKEEEKLAIEKIMSGPYDGRQALAEPDELEDDNMYPNQVKDHAGDMKSSTCDSLNSKSEVAEEPVISKGTTCSPYLCSNGGLEELEPAELSAPLLSGVITPVPQRKPLIRLNFTSLGKAAADKSS from the exons ATGGCTATCCCTGGATTGAGCAATCAAAATAGTGGGCAGCAAAGATTAGGCATAACTGAGCCTATTTCATTGGCTGGACCAACTGAGTGTGATGTGATCAAGACCCGCGGACTCGAGAAG TACTTGCAAGGTGCTGGATTGTATGAGAGTCAGCAGGAGGCTGTGGGTAGGGAGGAAGTTCTTGGCAGGCTAGACCAG ATTGTGAAGAATTGGATTAAGATTGTTAGCCGTGCCAAGGGATTCAATGAACAACTAGTGCAAGAAGCAAATGCAAAGATTTTCACCTTTGGCTCCTATAGGCTTGGG GTGCATGGCCCTGGAGCTGATATTGATACTCTTTGTGTGGGACCTAGACATGCAACCAGACAT GAAGATTTCTTTGGTGAGCTAGGTAAGATGCTATTCGAGTCGCAGGAAGTAACAGAATTTCACCCTGTGCCTGATGCACATGTCCCTGTGATGAAATTCAAATTCAATGGAGTTTCTGTAGATCTCCTTTATGCAAGATTGTCATTGTGGGTTATTCCTGAA GACTTAGATATATCACAGGAATCAGTATTACAAAATGTAGATGAACAAACTGTTCTCAGTCTTAATGGTTGCAGAGTAACTGATCAAGTCCTGCGTCTAGTCCCAAATATTCAG AATTTTCGCACAACATTGAGATGCATGAGATTTTGGGCAAAGCGTCGTGGTGTTTATTCAAAT GTTGCGGGTTTTCTTGGTGGTATAAACCTGGCATTGCTTGTTGCTCGAATATGCCAGCTATATCCTAACGCACTGCCTAATATGTTAGTGTCTCGATTCTTTAGGGTATATACTCAATGGCGATGGCCAAACCCAGTCATGCTTTGTGGTATTGAAGAAGGATCTCTTGGACTACAGATTTGGGATCCTAGAAGAAATCCCAAGGATAAATTTCATCTAATGCCTATAATTACTCCTGCTTATCCTTGCATGAACTCTACTTACAATGTGACAGCAAGTACACTGCGTATTATGTCAGAGGAGTTTCAGAGGGGAAGTGAAATATGTGAG GCTATGGAGGGTAGCAAGGCTGATTGGGATTCTCTTTTTGAGCCATATCCCTTTTTTGAATCTTACAAGAATTATCTACAGATAGACATTGCAGCAGAGAATGCAGATGATCTTAGATCATGGAAAGGATGGGTTGAGTCCCGTCTCCGCCAGTTGACATTGAAG ATTGAGAGGCACACATATGGTGTTCTTCAGTGTCATCCATATCCTGGTGAATTTTCAGACAAATCTAGACCTTTCCACTGCTGTTACTTTATGGGTCTGCAGCGTAAGCAAGGTGTTCCAGTGAATGAAGGTGAACAATTTGACATAAGGCTAACTGTTGAAGAATTTAAGCTTGCTGTCAATTCTTACAGTACTTGGAAACCTGGAATGGATATCCATGTCTCCCATGTTAAGCGCCGTAATATACCAAGCTTCATATTTCCTGGTGGTGTCCGACCTTCCCTCCCATCTAATAGACAAAGTTCCAAATTAAGGGATTCTGGACTTGGTCAAGCAGAAAAGTCTCAAGGAGTTAAGGTTGACTTTGTAGCAAATGATATGAAGAAGAGAAAGCGACCAGAGGAGAACTTGGATAGTAATAACTCGAGGAACTCAATGTCCTTTGTATCTTTACCTCCACCCAACGGCGATGTTCACAAAGATATAACTCCTATTAGCGCCTCTGGTTCTTGTTCTATGAAATTTGATGACTCAGAAGTCAGCAGTATAGGTGCCCCAAAAAGTGAGAAACCTTCTGGGAAATCTATAGGGGAGATTCCTTCTGGGGATAGTGAGACCAATGGATTGGTAACAGGCAACCAACAAGAAAACCCTATACTTACTGCTCCTGATACATCTAATTCTAAAGAAGAGGAAAAACTGGCCATTGAGAAGATCATGTCCGGTCCCTATGATGGGCGTCAGGCCTTGGCAGAACCGGATGAACTTGAAGATGATAATATGTATCCAAATCAAGTCAAAGATCATGCTGGGGACATGAAAAGCAGCACTTGTGATTCTTTAAACTCAAAGTCTGAAGTGGCAGAAGAGCCAGTTATTTCTAAGGGAACCACATGTTCACCTTATCTATGCTCTAATGGGGGCCTGGAGGAGCTTGAG CCAGCTGAGTTGTCAGCACCATTGTTAAGTGGTGTCATCACTCCCGTACCACAGCGGAAGCCTCTTATCAG GTTGAACTTCACCTCCTTAGGCAAAGCTGCTGCGGATAAAAGTTCCTAG
- the LOC130738832 gene encoding dirigent protein 11 produces the protein MLPLPRFIFFTSVILATIAVILLALLSPVTHKKSHSKPWFDMSMYIQPPHTSSSSTRPAPREGAGAFIFQRLLTEGPEKTSRVVGKAQGFIIPVEQFEHSPFNVIHLTFDTPGKSGSLSVQANIFGHKDREELRVVGGTGYFAFARGLAVIGKSSDVDASYHVKLQLEIPNHSKKLP, from the coding sequence ATGCTGCCATTGCCAAGGTTCATATTCTTCACATCAGTTATTCTGGCAACTATAGCAGTCATCCTTTTAGCTTTGCTATCCCCTGTTACCCACAAAAAGAGCCATTCAAAGCCTTGGTTTGATATGTCCATGTACATCCAACCACCTCACACATCGAGCTCTAGCACACGTCCGGCGCCGAGGGAAGGTGCCGGAGCATTCATCTTTCAACGTTTGCTTACAGAGGGACCGGAGAAAACCTCGCGTGTGGTGGGGAAAGCACAGGGGTTCATCATTCCTGTGGAGCAGTTTGAGCATTCTCCATTCAATGTAATACACTTGACCTTTGATACACCAGGGAAATCTGGCAGTCTAAGTGTTCAAGCAAACATATTTGGCCACAAGGATAGAGAAGAACTAAGGGTGGTTGGAGGAACAGGTTATTTTGCTTTTGCTCGTGGTCTTGCTGTGATTGGGAAATCAAGTGATGTTGATGCATCTTACCATGTCAAACTTCAGCTTGAAATCCCAAACCATTCCAAGAAGTTACCATGA